CCTGCTCCGAGGTGTCGGTCGATACGCTGACAGGCGAATACCGGGTGGAGCGCACCGACATCCTGCATGATGTGGGCCGCTCGCTGAACCCGATCCTGGACAAGGGCCAGGTGGAGGGTGCCTTCATCCAAGGGATGGGCTGGCTGACCACCGAGGAACTGTGGTGGGATGGCGAAGGCCGCCTGCGCACCCATGCGCCCTCGACCTACAAGATCCCGCTGGCGTCTGACCGGCCGCGCATCTTCAACACGCAGCTGGCTGAATGGTCGGTGAACAAGAAGCGCACCATCAAGCGGTCCAAGGCCGTGGGCGAGCCGCCCTTCATGCTGGGCATCTCGGTGTTCGAGGCGCTGTCGATGGCTGTCGCCAGCACCGCGGATTACAAGGTCTGCCCGCGCCTGGATGCGCCCGCCACGCCGGAACGCGTGCTGATGGCGATCGAAACCCTCAAAGGGCGGGGCTGAGCCATGACCCGCCGCCTCTCCCTCCAGGGTTTTCTGGCCAGCCACAGCCGTGTGGTGCAGGTCGCGCTGACCCGCGTCCGCGGGTCGTCCCCGCGGGAGGCCGGCACCTGCATGTTTGTGGCGGCGGAAGGTCTGTGGGGGACCATTGGCGGCGGCCAGCTGGAATTTATCGCCATCGACCACGCCCGGCGGATGCTGAAGCAGGACGTGATCAGCGACACGCTGGACGTGCCGCTGGGGCCGGAGATCGGCCAGTGCTGCGGCGGCCGGGTGGAAATGTCGCTGGCGCAGATGCGCCAGGGCAACCGCAACACCGCCATTGCCCGCCATCAGGCCGAGGAACAGGCGCTGCCACATGTCTATGTGATGGGCGCAGGTCACGTGGGCCGGGCGCTGGCGGACCTGTTCCAGCATATGCCGGTGCGCTGCATCCTGATCGACCAGCGCGCCGAAGAATTGAACTTGTGCCAGGCGGATGTGGAACGCCGCCAAAGCGCTATCCCTGAGATCGACATCGCCACCGCACCTGCGGGCAGCGCCTTTGTCGTTCTCACCCACGATCACGCGCTTGACTTCCTGCTTGCCTCCGCTGCCCTGCAGCGCGGCGATGCGGGCTATGTCGGGCTGATCGGATCGGCCACCAAGCGGGAGAAGTTCCGCCGCTGGTGCCGGGACCATTGCGACGGTCTGGGAACCGACCGTCTCATCTGCCCCATCGGGGCAGGCGGCAGCCGCGACAAGCGGCCCAGCGTCATCGCGGCCTTCGTGGCAGCGGAAGTGATTGCTGATTTGACCTCTGAAACTGCCGCGTCCGCTTCCGCAAGGAGCACAGACCTGCCCCAAACGGGCAAGCAACCGGACGCAGAGGGAGACACGGCTGGAGCAATCAGCCGGTAAGGACTGCGTCCTCTGATAGGAGGAGGCCGCCATGACCACAGGGCGGAGCTATACGTACAAACTGTTCGCGCGGAATGACTTCAGTGCATTCTGGGCGCTGTTCACCGACAACCTGATCAACCTGATTGTGCTTTCGGGCATCTGTCAGTTTGTCTTCAACATGCCTGCCGACATCGTGTTCGGCCGCATCGTGCCCGGCGCCGCAGTGGCGATCCTGGCCGGTATCGCGGTCTACACCTGGCTGGCCAAGCATATCGCCGAGAAAGAAGGCCGCGATGTGACCGCGCTGCCTTATGGCATCTCGACCCCGGTGATGTTCGTCTATCTGTTCGGGGTGATCGGTCCGATCTACTGGTCCACCAATGACGCCATGCTGGCCTGGCAGGTGGGCATCGGTGCGGGCTTTATGGGCGGCATCGTTGCGGCGATGGGCGCCATCGTCGGGCCGTGGCTCAAGCGGGTGACCCCGCGCGCCGGCATGCTCGGGACGCTCTGCGGCATCGCGCTGGTGTTCATCGGCACCGTGCCGCTGGCGACGATTTTCGAAAGCCCCTTCATCGGCTTTGCCTCGATGATCATCATCCTGTGGGGCCTGGTTGGCCGCCACCGGCTGCCGTTCAACATTCCGGCGGGCCTCTTGGCGCTGATCGTCGGCACCGTTGTGGCGCTTGGCATGGGCGAGGCCTCGGTCTCCTTCGAGGGCGTGGGCGTCTACCTGCCGATTCCGTACTTCGGTGACCTGATTGCCGGTATCCAGCATCTGTTTGCCAACCCGGAGCTGTTCCTGGTGCTGGTGCCGGTGCAGATCTACAACTTCATCGAGACCATGAACAACGTCGAAAGCGCCGAAGCGGCGGGCGACCATTACCCGGTGGGCCTGTGTCAGGTGACCGATGGCGTCGGCACCATGATCGGCGCGGTCTTCGGCTCGCCGTTCCCCACCACCGCCTATATCGGCCACCCGGCGTATAAGCGGATGGGCGCGCGCTCGGGCTATATCATCGGCGTTGGCCTGGTGATCCCCTTTGCCGCCTTCTTTGGCCTCTTGGCCTTCCTCAACAACCTGATCCCGGTGGCCGCGGCAGCGCCGGTGCTGGTGTTCGTGGCGCTCAGCCTGGTCACCAATACCGCGCATTCGGTGAAGACCGACCATATCGCCGCGGTGACCATCGCGATGATGCCGCATGTTTCGGCCTTCCTGGTGATCAAATGGGGCGCACTGGCCGGAGCCCTGGGCGCACTGGGTGCCACCGGCATGGCGCAGCTGGGCGATCCTGAGCTGACCGCAGCGCTGCTGCAGCAGGGGGCGCATTACGAGGGCCATCTGGCGCTCAGCCAGGGTGCAATCCTGACCGGCCTGATCTGGGGTGCCATCGTGGCCAGCGTGATTGACGGCGACTTCCGCAACGCGGGCGGCTTTGCCCTGGCGGCGGCGGCAATGTCGCTGGTCGGCGTGATCCACTCTGCCAGCCTGCATTGGCCGGAATTCAGTGGTGTCGCGATGGGCTATCTGATCGCTGCGGCCTTCCTGTTCATCTACCCGATCTTCCACAAGGCGGATGAACACGAGGAACTCGAAGAAGACGGTGTGAAACCCCATGTGCCGCATCTGCCAGCGGGCGAATAATCCCAAATGAAATGGGGCAGGGGGCCGCGTGTCCCCTGCCTGCGAACCAAGGACAACAAGAGACATGACATCGAAACAGACGCTGCTGCGCGGGCGGGTGCTTTCCTTCACCGCCGAGCCGCAAGGCCCCGAGGACACCAGCGCCTATGAGTTCATCGAGGACGGCGCGCTGCTGGTGGCGGACGGCATGATCCTGGCCAAGGGCAGCTATGGCGACCTCGCCCAGCAGGCCGCCGGCGCCGAGGTGATCGACCACCGCCCGAAAATCCTGATGGCCGGCTTCATCGACACCCATCTGCATTTCCCGCAGGTGCAGGTGATCGCCTCCTGGGGCTCGCAGCTTTTGGAGTGGCTGAACAACTATACCTTCCCCGAGGAAACCCGCTTTACCGATGCGGGCCACAGCGCGCAGATGGC
Above is a window of Leisingera thetidis DNA encoding:
- a CDS encoding xanthine/uracil/vitamin C permease, whose amino-acid sequence is MTTGRSYTYKLFARNDFSAFWALFTDNLINLIVLSGICQFVFNMPADIVFGRIVPGAAVAILAGIAVYTWLAKHIAEKEGRDVTALPYGISTPVMFVYLFGVIGPIYWSTNDAMLAWQVGIGAGFMGGIVAAMGAIVGPWLKRVTPRAGMLGTLCGIALVFIGTVPLATIFESPFIGFASMIIILWGLVGRHRLPFNIPAGLLALIVGTVVALGMGEASVSFEGVGVYLPIPYFGDLIAGIQHLFANPELFLVLVPVQIYNFIETMNNVESAEAAGDHYPVGLCQVTDGVGTMIGAVFGSPFPTTAYIGHPAYKRMGARSGYIIGVGLVIPFAAFFGLLAFLNNLIPVAAAAPVLVFVALSLVTNTAHSVKTDHIAAVTIAMMPHVSAFLVIKWGALAGALGALGATGMAQLGDPELTAALLQQGAHYEGHLALSQGAILTGLIWGAIVASVIDGDFRNAGGFALAAAAMSLVGVIHSASLHWPEFSGVAMGYLIAAAFLFIYPIFHKADEHEELEEDGVKPHVPHLPAGE
- the xdhC gene encoding xanthine dehydrogenase accessory protein XdhC → MTRRLSLQGFLASHSRVVQVALTRVRGSSPREAGTCMFVAAEGLWGTIGGGQLEFIAIDHARRMLKQDVISDTLDVPLGPEIGQCCGGRVEMSLAQMRQGNRNTAIARHQAEEQALPHVYVMGAGHVGRALADLFQHMPVRCILIDQRAEELNLCQADVERRQSAIPEIDIATAPAGSAFVVLTHDHALDFLLASAALQRGDAGYVGLIGSATKREKFRRWCRDHCDGLGTDRLICPIGAGGSRDKRPSVIAAFVAAEVIADLTSETAASASARSTDLPQTGKQPDAEGDTAGAISR